In Porites lutea chromosome 8, jaPorLute2.1, whole genome shotgun sequence, the genomic stretch caaaaaaaatgacagaCCTAAATAATACCGGTAGACTAATTGCAAGATCATTATCAGCTCTCATAATTTACACCTTACCACGTCATACCATGAACTTccgtttattattttacagCAGCATATGTTCTGTAaattcgtgttttttttttcccaatatACCTGATGAAGGCTGGTACTGGCCAGTTAAAATATTGTATACCTAAAGCCTTTTTTACGTTGTTTTACCAgtctttgcagtagtctttttgACTTTAATTCTATGTTTATCTTTTTCGACAGATTACGACCTTGTTTGATCCAAAGTTGAGCTAGATTGATCGTTgacggtttttgcagtggtttttcaagCCTTAATTTACGTTAAGATAATAATGTTTCACCATCATtttgaagaaaagtttttttttaatcgatattattattattattattattattattatcatttatttatttatttatttatctatttatttttatatttacacGAAACGCTTTAGACCCAGCTTTTAGTTTCCAAAAGTTAATCTTGCACTGTATCACAGCAGTTCACAATTCTCTTAAGTGCTTGGCGATAATTACTGCTAAAAATGAGGCAGATAATCGGGTTGATAGCAGAGTTTGTGTGAGACACGTAATAGGCGACAATGAAGTATAGATCAAAACTACATGAAAACCAAATGGAACTGTCCGGTGCACTAAGACTAACTATCAAAAAGTTACTGAAATAGGGTATAAAGCAAATGAAAAACACTACAACGATAGCAACGGCCATCTTAACCACGTTTCTGTTTCTCCTGGTGCGTTGTTCTCCAGCGTTGGCTGACTGTTCACCTGGATGTGCTTGCATTTTAAGCTTCATTAAGATGATAGAGTAAAGTATCACCACGAGGACAAAGGGAATGTAGAAAAACACGACGACAACTGCTAGGGCGTAATTTTCAAATGTCCCTCCGAAGATTTCTATCCACAGACTTACGCACATCAGTCGTTCTCGGTATTTAACAACTTTATTAGCAACAAGAAATGGCGAAAGAACAGCCATTGCGGTGATCCACGTAGCGATAATAAAGAATGGACACAGCTTTCTAGTTATGAGACGAGGGCGGAGTGGAACTACAACAGCTCCAAATCGATCCACTGCTATCAGAACCAGGCTCTGAATCGAAACGAACGAGGAAGCATCTGCAAGAAAGGTATGTAGCTTGCATAGGGCTTGGCCAAAGGTACCACCAATAAACCACGAGCCAACGTGCATCTCTGCCAGGAGAACAGGGAACAGGAATATTGGAAAGAGTAGGTCGGATATGGCCATGTTTGCAATCAACAGATTAATCGGTTTTCTCAAAGTTGGTGTTTTGTAAACAATTAATACGATGAGAGAATTTCCAACCAGCGAGAAAACGAGGCTCAAACTAAGAGCAACTGTTGCTCCAATTTTTCCTGCTTCTGGATTTATCAGACTGGAGCAGTTCCAAAAACTTGATCCATCTACTGTTGTGTTCATGCTTACTGACTTCTCGACAGTTGTGTTCCTTCTCTTGAGGCTTGTTTCCACCGAAAATCATCTACAGTTCAAATAATGGTTTAATATATTGTGTATGTTTAATATTCAGCCATCGACAACACTTCTGGCGTCACTGTATTTAATTATGAGAAAATACTGCCACCTGCGGTCAGTGTAATCTTTGACGTATTTCAATATGACAACCGTCGAAGTGTGATCCACAATGACTGTGGTTTCGGTTCGTACCCTCTTTGATTAACGGGCGGGACATTCGTGCCTCATGATCATGAAAATTGGTTTATAAAGCAGGTGATaggaaaattgaaatttgtcaaaatttgagcgtaaaaaGGGACCATATTTCACCCTTTGCTACCTTTTTTTTGTCAGGGAAAAGGCACTAACATAGTTTTTACAATGTTCAAGaagtcttgaattttactagtcgtctttgaaaagtccttgaaatatACAACCTTGTCTACGCCAGACACCTTTTTCTGAGGAAAATTTGGTTCATCCTTAGTGTAAGAACTTGTACTTAAGCTCACCGGTAgtgttaaaacatttttgtgcatgaacaatatttcatttctgttccttttttcaaatgaaaattgATTTATAAAGCACGTGATacggaaaatttgtcaaaatttgcaGGTAAAACGGGACTATATTTCACCCTGTGCTACCCTTGTTTTTGTATGAGAAAAGGCACTAACATGTTttctacaatcttgaaaaggtcttgaatttgaCTAGTCATCTTGAAAAGTCCTAGAATTCAGTTTAGGTCTTTGAAAAGTACTTGTCATGATTTCTATATttggtcttgaaaagtccttggaATATACAACCTTGTCTACGTCAGACACCTTTGGCTCATCCCTGGTTTAAGAACCTGTAAAGCTCACAGGTAGCGTAAGAACATTTTTGTGCATGAACAACATTTTACTTTCTGTTCCCTTTTCTCAAATGCTATTTCTGTACCTCACATGCAattgcaagtcatacccagtcattTTGCATCAAAGGGGGTTAAAGAAGGctaatttaataaataaatcatTAGTTAGTCCTTTAAAAAACTGTAATTTGGCcttaaaaaatctttgaataGTCCtcgaaatttgtttgtctgaagttgtacgaaccatgACTAATTACTGTGTAATGACTTAACCACAGAATGGAGCTAGTAAATACATCAATATCCTcatgacatagccccttttGGCTCTCTTAGATGATACTTATGATAAAGAAGGTAAAAATTAATTGAACTAACATTGCAGAAGGAAATGATGGTATGAATAGAAATCCGTTCGATGTTTAATAATATACATTGAAATATTTTAGAGCGCTCTTTTGCTGAGAGCACGTCCGTTAATCCCAAACAATGCAAAAAGTTTAAATTGGAAAGCAGAAAGTTGAAATCAAAATTATTGACAGGAGAGTCACTTGTCTCTAGGTAGAACAATTGACAACTCATTTAATACGTACTTTTTTTTTCGGCGAGGATGAATAAAGCAACCCTGATTTAATTCAAGCGGCATTTTAAACCCActccacaaaaaaataaaaggccGCATAGCACAATGCAAAGTACGTGACTGACTATCAAAACGTAAATAAAAATTCAATGAAACTTGCAAAGTATTCAAGGGATTATACTACTATttttgcaatttgattggcttagagcagtggtatttcagcttaatttgaaatagctacatttgaaaattacaaaacctttgcgggtagtagtatgaacaaataatagcataatttggcataaataccactcgtgatatttcaaaattgtctcaacaacgtacaacaatttcgaaatatcactcgtggtatttatgccaaatatcactacaaatcatgctattacctatacaaagtACTTTGATCCCTCTAAAATCGTGCTTTGTTTCGTGCCGTGAGTGCTTTGAACAGATTCAAACGCCCCCGGAGTATCTCATTTCAatataattgctaaataatgcGTTAAAATGTGTTGATTGAATAagtttaaacaacaaaaatatagcAGCAAAATATAACAAATGTTGGCCAGAAATTTCTATGCAAATGCATTATCCCACTGAAGTGCATCGATCGAACGCCATGACTGTTTGTAAAAGCTTAATATTAGTGTCAAATCAGCGTGTTGTAACATCCactttaaaaaagcaatagatcaATGCTAATTCGGATTGAATTTACTGTACAGTTTTGGAATAgtattagggcctgtttacatgaaggtgggggaccccaggtcaTGGGTAAGGTAAACCGCTTAggtagggtaacccgcctgtccatataatctctgaGTTTAATGTCATctcgtttacatgttaggtggggtaacccgccacatgttacctcaacTACCTGTGGTTTCCCactttcatgtaaacaggcccttactcTTAAGTGTTGCTACGTGTCGATAATAGACCAGCTCtttagcttgtttgttttgttttcccaacacAGGTATGTGTTAATACTCAAGAGGACGTTTACTTTCAAACTTCGTCTTTTTCACGTGCATACGTGCGTGGAAAGGGTCAAATTTCCATGGGACCTTAATTggggaaacaaaacattcagGCTAAATAGGCTTATTATGATGCCTTTTAACTGAATTTCCATTAAACGACCATGTCTCTGGAATGTTTCCGAgatatcatcttaaaaaaggtttttttgtttttttcaattgtAGTCAgacaataatttaaaattatttctgtACAATGATAATCATCATCGGTCtcgttttattaatttcaagCATAGAATTGACGTAAAGCAGCAATATTGCAACATCGTCATGACATAGCCCCCTTAAGCTCTCTCAAATGTTACCTAAAATAAAGTTGGTACAAATATTGCACAAGGCAGTGACAACgattctttcaaaaaaatttaataatccataaacaaaagacaaaggaaatttatgtTTAATGAGGGTCTTTATATCTGTTTATGACACGGATAAGGCTAAATTTTTTACACCAAAACATCCCCAAATCtgaatattagtgcaagaatgagttgatctacatGTATATCAGAGATTTTAAAGCATATATGTACTTCTTTTCGGCGAGGATGAATTTCGAAGAATGAACA encodes the following:
- the LOC140945361 gene encoding allatostatin-A receptor-like translates to MNTTVDGSSFWNCSSLINPEAGKIGATVALSLSLVFSLVGNSLIVLIVYKTPTLRKPINLLIANMAISDLLFPIFLFPVLLAEMHVGSWFIGGTFGQALCKLHTFLADASSFVSIQSLVLIAVDRFGAVVVPLRPRLITRKLCPFFIIATWITAMAVLSPFLVANKVVKYRERLMCVSLWIEIFGGTFENYALAVVVVFFYIPFVLVVILYSIILMKLKMQAHPGEQSANAGEQRTRRNRNVVKMAVAIVVVFFICFIPYFSNFLIVSLSAPDSSIWFSCSFDLYFIVAYYVSHTNSAINPIICLIFSSNYRQALKRIVNCCDTVQD